One Hippocampus zosterae strain Florida chromosome 21, ASM2543408v3, whole genome shotgun sequence genomic region harbors:
- the nots gene encoding nothepsin, whose protein sequence is MDAVKFLLLFLMSSSACLALLRVPLQRGRSIRSQLRADGVLQDFLREHRPDAFSRRYAHCYPVGSPSLRLGRSSQKLYNFMDAQYFGQISLGTPAQNFSVVFDTGSADLWVPSSYCVSQACAVHRRFRAFESSSYRHDGRTFGIHYGSGHLLGVMARDTLKVGEVSVANQEFGESVYEPGSTFVLARFDGVLGMAYPSLAEILGKPVFDSVMARNSLDQPVFSFYLSRKSGGGREADGELLLGGTDEALYDGPITWLPVTAKGYWQILMDSVSVQGVGSFCPRGCQAIVDTGTSLIAGPAAHILALQELIGATPTGIGEFFIDCARLSSLPHVTFVLGGNEFTLTAEQYVRKEMLGDKELCLSGFQAVDIVSPQGPLWILGDVFLTEFYSVFDRGNDRVGLAHARHPAKS, encoded by the exons ATGGACGCCGTCAAGTTTCTGCTCCTTTTTCTGATGAGCTCCTCCGCTTGTCTGGCTCTGCTCAG AGTTCCTCTACAACGGGGGCGCTCCATTCGCTCGCAGCTGCGCGCCGACGGCGTGCTGCAAGACTTTCTGCGCGAGCACCGGCCCGACGCCTTCAGCCGCCGCTACGCTCACTGTTACCCCGTCGGGTCGCCCTCGCTGCGCCTGGGCCGCTCCAGCCAGAAGCTCTACAACTTCATGGAC GCTCAGTACTTTGGTCAGATCAGTCTCGGGACTCCAGCACAGAACTTTTCGGTGGTTTTTGACACGGGGTCAGCGGATCTTTGGGTGCCGTCGTCATACTGCGTCAGCCAGGCCTGTG CGGTGCACCGCCGTTTCCGAGCGTTCGAGTCTTCCTCGTACCGCCACGACGGCCGAACGTTCGGCATCCATTACGGCTCGGGTCACCTGCTCGGGGTGATGGCCAGAGACACGCTCAAG GTGGGCGAGGTGAGCGTGGCCAACCAGGAGTTCGGCGAGTCGGTGTACGAGCCGGGCTCCACGTTCGTGTTGGCGCGCTTCGACGGCGTGCTGGGCATGGCCTACCCCTCGTTGGCCGAGATCCTGGGCAAGCCCGTCTTCGACAGCGTGATGGCGCGCAACTCCCTCGACCAGCCCGTCTTCTCCTTCTACCTCAGCAG GAAGTCGGGCGGCGGTCGAGAGGCGGACGGCGAGCTCCTGCTGGGCGGCACCGACGAGGCTTTGTACGACGGCCCCATCACGTGGCTTCCCGTCACCGCCAAAGGATACTGGCAGATTCTCATGGACAG CGTGTCTGTCCAAGGCGTCGGCTCGTTCTGTCCTCGCGGCTGCCAGGCCATCGTGGACACGGGCACCTCCCTCATCGCCGGGCCCGCCGCTCACATCCTCGCCCTGCAGGAGCTCATCGGAGCCACGCCCACCGGCATCGGCGAG TTCTTCATCGACTGCGCCAGGTTATCGAGTTTGCCGCACGTGACGTTCGTTCTGGGCGGGAATGAGTTCACGCTGACGGCCGAACAGTACGTCAGGAAG GAGATGCTGGGGGATAAAGAGCTGTGCCTGAGCGGCTTCCAGGCGGTGGACATCGTGTCGCCTCAGGGCCCGCTGTGGATCCTGGGAGACGTCTTCCTCACGGAGTTCTACAGCGTCTTTGACCGAGGGAACGACCGCGTGGGCTTGGCGCACGCTCGCCACCCTGCCAAGAGCTAA